AATCTTCAACTCACTGGGTCCTGAGAAATTCCCCCTTGTGGAGCAAACGTTCTTCCCAAGCCATAAGCAGATGGTGAGTACCTGTGCTTTCTTCTGACTCTAGCATGGGTGGGGGAGAAGCAATGAACGTGAGTTTTTTATGATACGTTGAAGATTTGGGACGTGGGCAGAAAGAGATGTTTGTTTCACAACATCAGTTTGCTTGGCCTGTCATGTCACTGCCATCCATGAAATGTTTATCGGCCTGACTAGGTACTCTGAGAAAATTGGACTTCTCATAAAAGAAGCTGTTTCAGCTTGTAATGTTTCCTTTGCCCAGTGGCTCTGGGGCTCTAGTCTTCCTGTCAACACCTAAATATCCTGTGTTCTGCGTGGCTACTGGACACTGTCCCAACATCTTAGGGCACCTTCCAAAGAGGTATGCACAAGTGCCTGCTGCATTTGGCTTTGGTCCTGGAGAATATGGCTGAGtggctttatttaaaactgttgaTGTCTTGTTTCCTTTGGGTTACAAGGATGACTAGTTATTGGCAAATTTTTCCTCCCAACTTACATTGGTCAATTAGTGGCTCTTTTTACCTGGCTGGAGTTTTCTTGAGACCCTCTGTTTGTGAACCACGACCCCATGTGCAAGGCACCAGATGGTTTATTTCCCTTTGATTGAGAACTCAAGTGGGGTTTAGAGCCTGCAGGTTGAGGGTGTTGCGATGTCAAACTGGAGCTAGAAAACATTCAAATCCTTCCATTCCCATAGATTCCTTGCTATGCTGTGGGCCAACCACAATGTGTAATAGGGTGTGGGCACCTGATGGCAGAAATTGGCGCCGAGCGGGAGCTTCAAAATGCTAAAAGAAACCTCATTTAGATTCTTGTAAAAGATCACACTGGTGCACACTAGCTACCTGAACGCCTTGAAATGTCCTTGCTTTAGCTCTGTGTTCCAATTCTCTGTTCCCTATAACCGTCCTGAGGGGACAACAGCACTTCCATCCCTCAAAGGCACATCGTGAAGGTAAGTACGGTCATACTGTGAAACACTCAAGTAATGCAGTGGTAAGAGCTGTATTAGTGTTAAAGAccaataaaaaaatgcatggtCCTTATACATTGAGCAAGAGTTGGTTATagattttttaagaaaaattagttCTTAAATCCTGTTGCATTTAATCACCACTGATTTATAAAGAGGGATTTGTGATATGAGTAATGCCTCAGGACAGTTTTGACTTTGGCTGACTATCACTTCAGGAATGGTATTTTTGGAAGATTTGATTAGGCTTTTCATTACAAATATGTTACTTGGCAatttagcattatttttatttctggaaatctGACTCCTCCGCATGTAAACACATTTATTACTGGTATAGTAGTTTGGTTTAGCAAAGCACTGATCTTAATTTCATGTATTTGTCATCTTTATAACTTATCGCCTACTTGCAGATGCTATTGCTTACTTCCTAAAGAATACAGGAACCTTTTTAAACTGTAGATAATCTCATCTGAACACACACTATTGTTGACATGCAAGCTTTAGTAATCTGATTTAAATCAGTCACTTTCCAAACATTTACACAGGCAACAATCCACTTGGGCAAATTAAGACCTGCCCTTCCCAGGTGGGGGGTCTGCCCTTCTCTTCAGCCTGGGGCAAATGAGTCTGTGTAACTTCCTAAGATCTTTCTAGATGCATCTTCACAGTATCCTGGGCTGATAGGATGAGTGAGTATAAGGGGCTGAGAGTGTAAGTGCTTATGCCAAGCAAGCTGTTTTGCAGCCATCACTCCATCAAATGCTTGTGAAACTTGCCCACTGTGCATCAGCTTCTCAGTGTATCAGGAATCATAATGATATCCCCTCCccagtcttttctttcctttcctggagatttttttcaagctatTCCAATTAGCACTGGCACTTTGGTGGCTGACCCCCCTGGAATGTTAATAACTAGAGTTCTGGTGTTACTTCTTTGCAATGTGACATACTTCAAGCAATGAAATTCTCACATAAGAGACTCTCATCCCTCTATGTCTAAAACTTTCCAAAGCTTACTTTCTAAACCTTTGGATGAAACACAGAACAGATATAGATGTCTGGTTCATTCTTTCCTCCTTGTGGAGAACGGTGATTTTCCTAAAGTAAAAGTGACATAAAGGAAATTTCTAACAGCTGTTTTGGAGGCCCATATTTGTGAGCATTTTAATTTAGttgaaaatgctttctctgaagCTTCCTTCTCATTTCAACGGGGCATTTTTACCCAGCCTTAAGCATAAAGGATGCAAGGCTCTGacatttcacagcagaaaagatCCGAACGATGaatctccattttctttgttatgGGCATGTACCTTTTGACCGTTCCCCCTGTTtactagaaataaaagcaaatctgGCAACTATTCGTCTAAGGCCCTACTGGTGGTGCTACATGACTTAACCATAATGACTGCCTTGCTCCGTACTGACCCCCTATGGCCAATTAACAAGTGGGATACGTTAACttcaaaaagaatttttcaCCTCTCCTGGGCTTATGACCCCAATAACAAGCCTTCAAGTGATCAAACTCTTAGAAAGAGGGAGGGACTACTGGATGTCGTCTTTGCCAAAGAGCAAGAATTGCCAGAGGTGGAATGTCTGCTTTGGGCCCAATAAATGGTAtcaagaaagggaaggaaatgaataaATCCACTTGCAAATCCATTTGTGTACATTTGAAGTGGACAGAAACTAACATAAGTGAAGCAGAGACAGAATGTCTGTGAtagaaataaaaccactttACTGTTTAGAATAAAAGGACACTATAAAAAGTGAACATTATGCAACATTACCTTAAAAGACAATATACATTCActgaatataaaatttataaataacatgGAGGAAAACTGTAAACAGTGCTAGAAAATTTAGCAACAAATACATTCCTTCTGGACAAGATTTTTCACGCAGGTTTGGTTCTTTCCCCAAATTTCCATGACTATCAGGAACAGCAGAGTGGCTCTATGAAGGAAAGACTTTGtcagaaagaatgagaaacCAGTacaggcaaagcagcagcatttagTGGGTTGTTAAGCTTTTTGTGAAGACTGGTAGCTCCAAAAGATActtattccaaaaaaaaaaaaaaaaaaaggttttgcaaaAATTTTGTCCTGCCCTTCCTTCTAAGCTAGAAAagacattataaatatttttttcaaagacttctGAAAGAATGGAGGCTTGTTCCCATCGAGGCTTTTACTTCAAGAGTCCTTACTGTGAAAAACACCAGTGTGTTTGCCATCAATCACCCTGAGGTAGCACTTTGCTCCAGCCAGTATGAATGGGATCTGGTGATACGTTTAGGTTTTCAAACAGTCCTATCTAAAGGAtcttgcagcttttcaaaacGGGAGTTTAGGCCTAAAATTGTGGTTTTGTTGCAtgaaagggagggggaagccTCCCACAGAGGGGGGAGCACTATGTCTCAGCAATTCCAGAACTTTATTCAGTGTACTCCAAGCACAGATCTTCTCCTGCTCTCTACcattttggaaaaggaaaattgaatCCAATCATTCCCAACCTTTTTATACATATTGTGATTCTAAAGGGGAAAGCACTCTCAAGCAAATAAGGAAATTGtctataaataagaaaacaaaaggcaacAGCCAAAAATGACCTATGCCCTTTTAAAAGTACTTATAACAGTGCTGATGTATGTGAAGTATAGGGGGGGAAAATAAAGCCTCCTCTTGTACATGCCCAAAGGACATGTTCACATGAGATGTGCCATTGATAGCTCCCGCTAACCTTTGGTTTCAGGGTGAAGTGAGAAGCATGGGAGAGGTGATGTGTGCTGCTGCAAGCCATTGTATGTTCCAGAGCCTAATATTTTGGGGAGAATGTCATACCTGCCTCCTCACATCCCCATCCCTGGCATGCCCACATCCTGCATGGCCTGTTCTAATGAGGGAGAGTTTTGTCCATTGGCAAGCAGAAGTGACTTAGCAGGacaggagaaaggagagagtagacagaaaaggaagaagtctTTGAGTCTGATTTAGAGCCTTTTCAATCCATTTAATGGCTCCCTCCTGCTTCAAGGGAACCTTCGGTCAGGTTCTTAATGCAAGAACAAGCTAAAATTTAGCCCAAGAAATACATGTCCCTGATAGTATGCACAGAAACATAATTAAGAAGCTTCccaaaagaaatgtatttttactggattcttccccctccttttggctccacatttttaaaagccttaagAACTGTTTCTTTACACAGCAAGGGAAGAGATTTGGTACCAAACCCCCACCCTTGCCGGTCTAGCTATCTgcatctcagaaatattttaccgTCTACAATATAAAATGGGTattcacttcattttctggTAATGTGgttgctgttttgctgtttacAAAGCACATAGCTACATTATATCCTACTTAGGGACATAAGTCCTCATAGCATtagaatgcaaatattttcacaataaTTTGAGTGCAATACTGTGATGTCTCAGCTAGCTAAATGAATCAGTGACAGGTAAAATATGCAGAGCtgcaattaaatgaaaattcaaatcGACACTTCACTGCATTGGGGGGCACTCTCACTTAGCCTCCGAAGCCGTGAAAAGTGGCTGCAGCTCAAAGAGACGTCCGCTTGGCAAAGTCACCTTGAGCTTGAGGAGGACCATCTCCAGCGATGCCGACTCCACACGATGCAGACAGTGAGGGTGGAACCATCACCACTGGTGAGGCTGGCTCCACTCTGCCCTTGGTGACACTCTGAGATTTTGTCAGCAGTGCACAGCTCAAACAGAGATTGCCCCCCTGCGTCCAAAGCCAAGTCCCATGTTCTGCCAAAAGGGGCAACATCCTTGACCCACCACGCAATCCTATGATGGGTGCTGTGAAGCGCCCTACTCTCCCTCTCATCTCCAACCTATAATATAGGAGTAGTCACAGGGAAGAGGATTTTTGGAAAGTGTTCCAAGCCTGAATCACAGGAAAATCCAACAGACTCGCAGtgtgttttgttctgtattgCCACTCAGAGccgctggaaaaaaaaatacacagcaaacCTAGGCGCCTCCTACATTAACTCTTTGAAAATGCCCTTTaaagctcattttaaaaatgaagctacAAACTTTTTGCTGCAACAATTCATCTAGGGAATGGGACATTTCAAGGCATGTACATCTGCCAGAGCTCTGGTAGCACAGAAGGACCACAAAAATTCATCAGGACCCACCTCAGACACCCATTCCTTCCCATTTAGCAAAGAGGCCCCAAACAACTCCAGTAGTTGTGAAGGTCACTGACTATAACATGCTGTTTTACCCCAGGCTGGAATCACTGCAGCAGTTTTTCCTGCTGgtggcagctctgctttctaAGTGGAATGAGTTGAAGATATATGGAGACTTAAGataaataatcataataatacaaaaatgaagTTAAGCGTAATCTCCCTGCCCAAGCCCTCCCCGTCCAAAACTCAGTCACCCATTTTGCCAGCGCCCCTTCTTCACCGtcattaaaacttaaaatacttttatttgataagaaaaattatattatagttttcttaataaaaaaaaaaatagaatgaaaaaaacttCTCCAGTCGACAGCAAAGCACAAGACAGTAAGGCTCCTCCTCCCACATCACTGCAGGACACAGTAATGAGCACATGCACAGAGCTATGCTTAACAGTGCCTAGAGGGGAAACAGCACTTGACACAGAAGGAATCCTCTGGGCAGCTGAAATTTTATGATCCCAGCCAGCACTTATTAGAAGACCACTTTTCCTTGCCTAGCTCCCACACACACTTCCTTCCACTATATAAACAAATGTGCCTAGTATAGCTGCAGGGGAGGAACCGTGGTGCTATGGTACAGAGGAAACAATGACTGTAGCCACTACTGCAGATACACTGGAGCTTCAATATCTTAAAAACAACTCACTGACTCGGAATGTcaatatttctgtctttaaaacacAATCAAACCATTCTTTTGTTTACAACACCAAAAAAGTCCACGTCCTGTCAAAAATAGCTTATGTcattatgtgtatatacatcTTAGTTCAGCAAAACACTATTTTggcaatagatttttttttatagtaagAGCTCTAGCAAgtctcccctttccctctctcatGTGATTGATTTACAGTTGGTATTTTCGTATCTGTTTAGTTTAAGGTGTTTACAAGCTGATTTTCCCGTTGAAGCAAAGCTGCAAAGATCTCAGGGACCAATGCTGCTCAAAACAGGATGGCACAGCACTTCATCTGCTCTCCTGCAGATGGATTTACCTCCCTGAACACAGGGgatgtggcttttgttttttaaacaatgaaaagacGAAATACTCTCTCCTTTGTTCTGTGGAAAGCCAGAACTTTAAATGTGCTGTTACATTCACACTGTGACTGAATTAGCTAGGACAATCAGTCAGCAATGCTTTTACCAGATGATGTGGTCAGACACACCAGGTAAATTCTCCCACTGCGGGAGTCAATCACATTGCCAATCTCTCCCACAGAGGAGGATTTCTTTTggacattattttttccaaggttGAGGTTGGGTTTCTTTTAGGTTTGTTTCATTTGCCAATCTGATTAATTAAAcctgttttccttcaaataGATTTGTCTACATATTTTCAGCACTTAGTGCATGAGAAGGGGGTGAGGGGAAGCCAGCACATAGAAGAATACAGTGCCTAATTGGCATagtttttagatttttgttttcctaaaaaaataGAGATTATATTGCTACAGCTAATGATACATGTAAAAGAGCAAGagctccatcttttttttttcttccatttttccctcTGGTGTGCAAAAGTAAGCTCCCAAATGTCATCTGATCAAAATGAGTGGtatcaaaaatggaaaaggtgaTTACAACAAATTCAGTAAGGTagcacagacttttttttccttttttttttcttttttcttttttttttcttttttttttccataagtgTTCGAAGTGCTAAAATTTGCAAGAAAACAGGCACTAATTTCATTGTCATCATCATGATCTGGTAAGAGTTAGTGTCCAAAGGAAGATCAGCCACAAGTAAGGGAGAGGGGAGATAAGGAAGGGATAATGCACTCAGGGATCTGTGGCATTGATGATCGTTTTATCTGGAGGTGCCCATCCTCTATACCAGCTGCAGTAACCTTCTACCCTCTGGATGCAGGCATAGTGCTTCGCTTGATATCCTGAGTGGCCGAAGTTGGAGAGCATGTCTGTCCAAATACACTCATTCTTGGAGGTAGCAAAGCAGGGCAAATAGTAGCAGGGCCTGATCTGTAATTATAAAGAGCAAACAGGTAAGGTGACATGGAACAACAACATTatataaaaagcctttttacTAGAAACAGGGATTTCAAAATTCTTCTCCCTAGAACCTTAGTTACTAACTCAAAATTCAGCCTCAGTTTAGTAAGCACATAAGCATGTGCTTAACTTCACACATGCAGGTAACTCCAAAGTCAAAGGGGCTTCTCAGGTGAAGGAAAGTCGAGcttatgtttatgtttttgcAGGTCTGGGTTTTTTGTTCATGAACAAAATCTTTGTGCCATTGCTAGGATGTGAGTTTTAAACTATTCAAATTGtttgcatgagaaaaaaaaaaagctgtcccTATCTTGCCAAGACTTTGGTACCTGATTTCAGTCATCTGCAAATGATTTTGCCTGGATTCTAAAAGGCTTCTCCAACCCCAATTAACTCCAACAGAGAATTACAAAGGCATAGACACTGCATCTTTATTTgattctctcttctctgctatCAACTAAAGCTaagctgttctgttttccctGCAAAAACTGTTGtcctccattttctttcctggctGTTCACTGACATCATTGGTATCAGCAGCCAGGGTGAACAGAATTGTAGGGTTCTAATGTCTTAGTACCACCTAACTAGGAAACACAACATACCTTGCATCCACAGCCCAGGTGGTAACGGTGATTGAGTCCTTTACGCTGGGACAGAGTCAGCCGGTCCCACTTCTCATACCAATTGCACAGGCCAGTGTAAACCTTCCCTTCGTACACGCGGCCTTGAAAACAGAGACATGGTCACAAGTTAGCACTTCACAGCTCAAGCGCTTTGCTCGTTTCCTGAGACCACTAATGCTCTCAATATGTTTGGCTTCAGCCGCTGTTCAgcaactgctttcttttttatgaaCTGGCTCAGGAATCGCTGGCCAGCAAGATTACAGCACTTCTGCACGTTAGGAGTGTTGTGTCAGCTGTAAGCACCAGCAGCAACATGCAGGTGAGTAATACTGTCAAGCTTGTCTCAACAACAGTGCAAAACTAAGTGAATTGACACCTTCGCAAGAAGCAAGGCTTGGCAACTGCCATATCCTTAGCAGCTGTATGTATAGAATGGACGATGTTTTCATTATGAAGCGCATTGTCTTTTACCTGTAATCAGATACTGGTACTTGTTGACCTCCAGCTTCACTCCACAAAGACTCTCAGATGCTTCTGTGTAGATATACTGAACATGAGGCATTATTTGGAAGCCCCTGTACATctagagaaagaataaaaaagctttAAGTCACCTTGAGATAAAAACTTTTCACTTCAATTCTTTACAATCTATATTCCTAGACCGTCATGGCAAGCAGTGAACTTTTAGTGGTTAGGATGAAGGACTGACAGAACTAGCTGGACTCTGAGGGAAGTCCCCCACTGGATCTGCTCCAAGGACAGAATACCCACCTGTAACAAGGCACTGCAACTCCACACAGCAACCACTTTTCCCACTCCCATTAGTTCCAGTGGCATGAAGTGAGCAGTGCACTGACACTGCAAGCTCTGCCAACatcctgaacatttttttcctttacgTAGCTTATAATCAGGGAGAAATTAGTTCAAGTTTGGattctttctccttcatgtgATTTAAACTATTTCTTCTGAACtaagggatttttcttttaaacaatgaCCCTATTTTCCAGTGTCGTTGCTATAAGAATTTCAAGCTTTTGGTGCGTGATCTAAGTCATCATCCCAGATGCCTCCTTCTCAAACATCTAGCATGTGCTACTCCTGCTGACCTCAGCAAGGATTTAACGTTTCACTAactaaatgaaagcagaaacagaattcTACCCCACCTCCTAAAATTAGCCTGGTACTGATGGGTGccataaagaaaatatcatgTATACATAATTCCGCTAtgcttcttcccctttttcatAACCTTTAAGCGGAAGCCAAGATACAATTCAATTTAATTGAAATATGAACTCACAGATATACTGGCAGTTGGAACCAATCAAGAATTAGCATGTCTCTCTATCTGAATTGACTTTACTGCTGCAATTTATGGAAACTCATACATGCTTTGAAGTCTGTGCACAACAAAGAAACAGCCATTGCATGTGTACATTGGACACAATAAAACATATCCTATTTTTGAAACACTGAGGATGATTTTCCTCCAAATCTCATCTTTCAAATTTGGTtatcatttcaaattatttggTCTCTTTTTACCCATGAACTCTATGAAATGCCAACTtctaaaagtggaaaaaaaaaagattcttttaagaaaacaatagGGGGCTGAGAGAATCACTGTTTCATATCATTTCCCAGCCTATACTTCTCTCTATCAGCTTTACTGATAAAGAACACATTCATATTCATTTTGACTATTAATAAGGTGAggcatgaaaggaaaaaaaaagtcctagaAAGTCGCAGAGCTATAGATTCCTGCTGCTGTGTCACCTAAGTGGTAGTAGTTTCCTCCATGATGTATTCTGTTCCTTGAAGTCCCCTATTACCCTATTACCCCAAGGTACGCATCCCCACTTGCTCGTCTTTCACTATCCACCCCCACTCCCCCACCTAGAAAACAACaatcctttttcttccacagaattCATCAGTGCTATTTTTTCTGGTGTTAGCAGCCTGCTTCAAACCTCTATGAATTCAGTGAACAGATGTCTGTTGATTTAATGGATTTTATACTAGACCCAGATActgcatataaaaacaaaatactactAATTTTTCTATGCACAGATGTCCAACCACCTTCTGGGCATCCAGGGAGTGcctgtaagtttttttttccatccttagTGACATTACCCTAATCAGCATGTTATGCAGTTATCACAGTTCAGTAACAGTACTGCTGCGTACAGTAAAAGACATTCCAGAGGGTTTGTATTTTCCAGCCTTCCCTCTACACCCTGCAAATATgcaaggaaagcatttttttaaattaatcatgATCTGTGAGCTTCTGTTGACACAGTATGTTTGGAATAAAGCATTATGTCCTTAAGTGAGCAAAGTCTTACGCTGAATATGGAAGAACTGAACCTTGCCTCATCTCTACTTTATTCCTGCAATTTTGTTGGTATGGGATGACCTACTCAGATTTTCCAGTTACCCTCAAAACAGTTGAAGATCTAGATTCTGGCACAGGCATCCTATGCGTCCTTGGATGAGTTATTTAGCCTTCAGTGCACTTCCATTGCTCATCTGCAAAACAGCTCTGCCTTGCCTCACAAGGGTACTGTGAGGAAACACACTGACTAAAGACCATGTGTTTAGACCCCTCTCCAGTGGGTGTTACAGCAAGAAGCTATGATAGCAGTATCTAAGCAGATAAGACTAGCTAAGATAACAGCTGGGTCTGCCCAGCCTCTCCAGCCAGTGCATTATCTACACTACAGAGGGCTGGATGCTGTGCACGTGCAACATCAGTGATCGGTCATTCAGAGCGCTAAGCTCCAGGTAGTGTAGGACTAAATAAGCATCTGTGCTACGATGTTTACACATGCACAAGCATGCTTTGAGCCCATGATCCC
This genomic window from Cygnus olor isolate bCygOlo1 chromosome 1, bCygOlo1.pri.v2, whole genome shotgun sequence contains:
- the TIMP3 gene encoding metalloproteinase inhibitor 3, with amino-acid sequence MTAWLGFLAVALCSWSLRDAVVEACTCVPIHPQDAFCNSDIVIRAKVVGKKLMKDGPFGTMRYTVKQMKMYRGFQIMPHVQYIYTEASESLCGVKLEVNKYQYLITGRVYEGKVYTGLCNWYEKWDRLTLSQRKGLNHRYHLGCGCKIRPCYYLPCFATSKNECIWTDMLSNFGHSGYQAKHYACIQRVEGYCSWYRGWAPPDKTIINATDP